From the Burkholderia cenocepacia genome, the window CCGCACGACATCCCAGTCGGCGCCCCACGCTGTTCGCCATCGTTCTCGACCCGCAACCGTCAGAACTTGTGCCGAATGCCGATCCGCGCCGCGGTCTGAAAACTCGTGCTGGACGGCGACCCAAGCGCTGCCTCGATTTGAGCGCCGTGTGCATGATCGTGTGCGAGCGCGCCAACGAAATAAACGTCCGTTCGCTTGGAAATGAAGTAGTCCGCGCCGACGGTTATCTGATTCGCGCTGCCAACCCCGTTGTTGCGCTGTTGAAACTGGAACCCTGCTCCGAGCGAGATATCGGGCCTGACAAAGTAAGTCATGCCGCCGTCATAGGTCAGAGCCCGCGCCTGGGTCCCGCTGCTCAGCTGGACATCGGTCACTACACCGAATATCTGGGCTTTCCCCAGGCTGTAAGTTGCGCCACCGGCGTACTCGGTCAAATTCGCGGAAGTCGTCGCGTTATGCTGCTTGAAATACGACAGCGATGCGGCGAGCCCGCCTTGGCTGTAGTTCAGCAGAAAATTCATCGAGCTGTTGGTGCCCAACGAGCCGGCGACATTGCCGAAACCATACATGGCGCCGACACTGAAACCCGAAATCGTGGGCGACAGATACTTCACCGAGTTATTGATGTTGTCGCCCCACAGTCGGTTATCGAGCGTATACCCGCCAGCCGCATACGCCGGGATTCCCCAGCCCAAAATGCCCGCCGCCGTGTTGCCCGCAATCGAGTATGCCGGGAAAATATCGCCGATGAAGTCGTATTGCCGCCCGAGCGTCAGCGTGCCGAAGCGCCCATCGAGGCCGACGAAGGCTGCGCGATTGAACAACAGCCCGCTCTGCGCCAACGCGCCGTTGGAAAGTTGAAAACCGCTTTCGAGCGTGAAGATCGCCTTAAGCCCGCCACCCAGATCCTCTTTACCCGTCAGCCCCCAACGATCTCCCTGCGAGGACCCAGACGTAAACTGCACGAGCGCACCATGTCCGGTGCTCGATTTCGCATTGTTCGTGTACGTGATGCCGGCATCCATCAGCCCGTACAGCGTCACTGACGACTGCGCATGTGCCACGCCACACCCAACCGCGGCGCACACCACCATGCTTCGCTTGATGACCGTATTCATATAGTTTTCCTAATTTTATGGCGTAGCTTTCGTTGACGAAAATGACTGAGGAAAACGTCCCGCCGGAAATGCATCGGAATCGTTTGGTCAATGGGCAGGCGTCTCCGGGGAATCCTCCCGCTTGCCTCGCTACAACGAACCGTCTCAGCACGTCCGCTTCCCACTGCACGTCTACTCTATGGGCAGCGTTTTTTGAGCCCCATCGTTAGAAATATCGACAGGGAAACCTTGGCCTGAGCCCGCGCTCACGACACTCAGAGGTCCGCATCCCTTTCGATCTGCAATAGGCAGTGGACCTGACTGCGGCATGAATACAACGGACGGACAGAGGCAGCGAAGTTCGTTGCTGATCAGGAATTTTTGCGCTGCTATGCTTGGTGTGTAATGCGAACCAGTCTTTCAAGGCTGTCACGCATGCTGTCTCCTGATTCTTCCCACCGATGAGGCACCCTTGAAGCCACAAGTTCACGATCTCACGCTCGACGAACTCCGACTTTTCGGCGACATCATCGGACGGCTCGAAGAGCTCGGACCGGTGGTGGACGTCAGGCGCGTCGTTTTGTCAGACTTGACCCGGCTGCTGCGATCCGATTTCTGCGTCTCCTACAACTGGGATGCCGAAAAAGGAGCCTATGTCGACCCGATCGCGGTCAACGTCGACTCGGATCACGTGCGTCGCTACACGAGCTGGTACCAGCACAATGACCCGATGACGGCGCAGCTCTGCAAGAGACGCAGGGCCACGTTGGTGGAGGAAGTGATGGACCGGCCCGCACTGGAGAAAAGCGAGTTCTACAACGAGTTTCTCGCGCAGGATGGTTTGCATCACGGGATCAACGTGTTTGTCTTCGACGGCGAGCGCCAACTCAGCGACCTGAGAATCTGGCGAACGAGGAATCGGCCTGAGTTCGAGATGCGCGACAAACTCGTGCTCGATGCGATCGAGCCGTTCCTTTGCCGCGCGATCAAACGTCGGGCAGGCAGCACGACAGGGCTCACGGACCGTGAGAGCGAGATCGCCCAACTCGTTGCAAAGGGTTGTACCGATCAGGATATCGGCCGTCTTCTCTGCATCAGCCTGTCGACCGTGCGCACCCATTTGCGGCGGATCATGGACAAGAAGGGATTCTCCAACCGCGCGGAGCTTGCTGCCTGCGTCGCCGCGGCCGGAACGACCGCACCGTCATGACGATTGAACGGCGCGGTCGACGGCCACGTACGCACGACGCGGCAAGTCGTCCGATAACGGGAGACTAAACCGCCAACACGGCTTCGAGCCGGTCGCGAGACATATCAATCGAGTCGCCCGACAGCACGACCTCTCCATGATCCAGACCGATGAAATGGTCGGCGATCGACGTGAGAAACGTCAGATTCTGCTCGACGACCACGAACGCCGCTCCGTCCGCGATTCGAGACCGGATGACCGACACCATCCGCTCCAGATTCTCCTGCTGAACACCTTCCGACGGCTCGTCGATCAGCGTGAGAGGCGAACGCTCTGCGATGACCCTGGCGAAGGAAAGTAACTTTTTTTCACCACCGCTCAACTTCCCGGCCGGTTGGAACAAGCGTTCCTTCAGCCGCGGGAAAATCCGGAAGAGATCGTCGTATGCGTCCAGGCTTCGGGTCTTGAATCCGAGTGTCAGGTTGTCCGCGACGCTCAAATTGTCGAAGACGACCCGCTCCTGCGGCGCATAGCTCATCCCCAAACGTCGCCGTTGATGCGACGGCACTTTGCCCACTTCGCCGCCGTTGACGGTGACCGTACCGGACGCGGGCTGGATGATGCCGGCCAAAGCGCGCATGAGCGTCGACTTGCCCACGCCGTTGCGGCCGAATACGCCCAGTACGCTACCTGCGGCCACCTCGCCGCTGATCCCCTTGAGCACCATCGTGTCGCCGTAGCCAGCGACGATCGACGAAAACCTCAGCATGGCTTCTCCCCGGCGCTCGCTCACTTTCTTCCTCCCGAGTAGACGGCCTTGACGTCTTCCGACATCTTGACCTGTGCCAAAGATCCGACCGCGAGGCTTCTGCCCTGATGCAGGACCACCACGTTGTCGGCGATCTTTTCGAGTGCGCTCATGTCGTGCTCGATCACGATGGCCGACGCGTCCAGTTCGCTCACGGTCGACGTGATCGCGTCCATCATGTGACGGGTTTCGTGCGCCGAGAGACCGGCGCACGGTTCGTCGAGCAGCAAAAGACGCGGCTCGGTGATCGCCACCATCGCGAACTCCAGCATCTGGCGCATCCCTTGAGAAAGATCCCCCGCACGAACGGCCATATTCGATTCGAGAAATCCGAATTTTTCGAGTGTGCGAACGCGTTGAAGCGAATTCCAATGCAGCGGCGCCGCGGCCATCATCTCTCGAGGACGGATCCGGTTCGCCCACAGCGCGATCTGAAGATTCTCGTTGACGGACAACTGCGCAAAAACCGACGGAATCTGGAACTTGCGGCCGACGCCCAGTCGGGCGACCTGCCACGCCGGCGAGGACGAAATCTCGGCCCCGCGAAAGTGGATTTCACCGGAACGAACCGGCAAGCGGCCCGTCATTGCGTTGAACGTCGACGTCTTCCCTGCGCCGTTGGGACCAATGAAACAATTGACGCCCCCTGCTCCCACCTCGAGATCAAGCCCGTTGAGAATGTTGACGCCGCCCTGGCTGACTTCCACCTTCCTGAAACTGAGCAGCGTGGATTGAGCCGGTCGCAGGTCGATCGTCGCGATGTCGTGCGCATCGATCCGTTTCTCCGGAATGGGGTTCGCGACGTGCAGACCGGCCATGCGCGCAAGCGCGGCCGCCGCGCCGGCCAGGCCATCGGGAAAGAGCCGCACCACACCGATGAAAATCAGCGCGACCAGCACTTCCCAATAGGTGAACAGGTCACGCCACGTCGCGGCGAGCAGTCCGATCACGACGGCGCCGAGTTGCGCGCCCAATGGACTGCGCTTTCCGCCGACGGCCGCCCAGATGACGAACTGCGCCGACAATGCCACGCCGACCGCCTGCGGACCGACCAGACCCTCGTGCGGCGCATACAGGGCGCCGCCCAAACCCGCGATCGCGCCCGAGAGGCCGAAAGCGGCCGCCTTCAGCTTGTGCGTCGCAAATCCAAAAAACTGGAGGCGATCTTCATTCTCCGAGATCGCTGCCCAGAGCGTCCCGATCGGTCTGCGGTTCAGCCAAGTGATCAGTGCCGTGACCCCGACCGCAGCCGCTGCGATCACGTAATACAGATTTCCATACCGGTCGGTCATCGGCAGATCGGGGATATCGGTGAGCCCGTTGAAACCGCCGGTCACGCTGCTCCATTGATTGGCCAGCAGAAACCCCAACATGCACAACGCGAGAGTAATCAACGAAAAAAACGGCCCGCTGTCGATCCGGCGCGAAAAGACGATGAATCCGATCGCATAGGCCAGCGCCGCCGGCGCCGCTATGGCAAGCGGAAGCAGAATGATCTGCCATTCGCCGCCGGCCGCGCCCGCGGAGCGCAATACAAACGCGCTGACATACGCGCCCAGCCCGAAGAACAGACTTTGGCCGAGCGGCAAGAAACCCGAATTCCCCCAGCACAAGGCAACGCTTTGCGTCGCCATTCCATACAGCAACAGCAGCCCGATCTGGTTTGCGCTGTAGTCGCCGGCCCACAGCGGCAAGCTCAGAAGAATCGCCGCCGTGGCAACCTGGAGGGCCGTTTCAACGGCGCGAGACGAGGCCATTTGGGCGACTCCACAAGAAATAGATGGACAGGATCAGAACAGCCGTATAACCCGACGTCTGATCGATGAAACTCGACACCGCGACCTGCGTTCCACCGATGACGAACGTGCCTACCGCGAGACCGAGCAAGCTGCCCAGGCCACCGACGACGAGCACGAAAAACGAATTGAGCAGATAGTCGAGGCCCATGTACGGCTCGACCCGCACGATCGGTGCGAGCAGTACCCCCGCCAGTCCGGCCAGCACCACACCCGTGACGAAAGTGCCGCTGGCCAGTCGCGTCGTGTTGATGCCGGCCGCCTTCGCAAGAAGGGGATTCGCGACCATGCCCCGGATCCGCGCGCCCGTCTGGCTGCGGCTGTACCATGCCGCGAGCCCGGCGAATGCGAGGCCCACCGCGAACATCATCGCGAGTCGGAATGCCGGATACGGCGTGCCCAGGACATCGATCGATGCGCCATCCACACCGGCCACGTCCTGGTAACCCTTTCCGAACAATGCGACCACGCCTTCGCGCAGCAGGATCGAAACGCCCCAGGTTGCGAGCAAGGTATCGAATGGCCGCTGATACAAAGGACGCACCAGCAGGCGTTCGACGATCCATCCGACGGCGGCGCATACGACGATCGCCAAAGGTATGGCAAGCAAGGCAGGTAACCCGAGACGCTGCACGACGACAACCGAGTACGCGCCGAGCATGATGAACTCGCCATGCGCCATGTTCAGCACGCCCAGCAGGCCGAACACGATGGCCAGGCCTATCGTCGTGAGCGCGAGGGCCGCACACGCGTACCCGAGATTGAGAAGATAGGAAAGCAGCATGACGTTAACCCGCACCCGCTCCGCTCGCACAGGTCTCGGCCGAGCCGAGTTGCGAGAACGTCTTGACGATGTCGTAGCGGGCGCCCGATGCCTTCGCGAGGAAGATGTCGGCCGTCACGTTGCGGGACTTCATCGTCACCACGCCGCGCGGGCCTTTGTAACTGGCCCCATCGGACGCCTTCGTCAGCTCGCCGATCGACACGGCATTCGCCTTCCTGGCCATCGCGTCATACATCAGGATGCCTTCGTATGTCGACTCGCCAATGCTGCTCAATACCGCCGAAGCGCCGAACTGCTTGTGATAGCGCTCCAGAAACTGCGCGGACGTGGCGGTCGGCGTCGAGAAAAAGCCGGAAGCCGAGTAGAGGTTCCTGGCGTTGGACGCACCGATGCCGATCAACGTGTTTTCCTCGATCATCGTGCCGAAACGGATCATCTTGTCGCTGAGACCGAAGCTCGCAAAACTTCTGTTGAACGTGACGGCCGAGCCGCCCACCAGCGTGATGAACACCGCATCTGCCTTGCTGTCCCGGATCTTGCCGAGTACCGCGTCGAAGTTGTCGACGTCGAACGGCACGTACTCTTCGCCGACCACGGTCGCGCCGGCACCCTGAATCGCCTTCTTCGCCACTTCGTTCGACTTGCGCGTCCAGATGTAGTCGTTGCCGATCAGGAACCAGCGCTTGATCTGGTGTTGGGCGGTCAGCCACGGAATGACCGGCGTCAGTTGCTGCGCGGGCGTCTCGCCGACGAAGAACGTCCCCTTCGCGCAATCGCCCCCCTCGTACATCGGCGTATAGAAGTAAGGCACCAGGCCTCGGAACAGACTTTCCAGCGCCGTGCGCACGGCACTGTCGTGCGATCCGACGAAGACCTCCGCCTTGTCGCGCTTCCAGAGGCGGAGCGCCGTCTGCGCCGACTCGGAAGGTGCTGCGCCGGCGTCGCCCACCAGCAACTCGAGCGGGCGCCCCAACACGCCCCGCGCGCGTTGATCTCCGCGATTGCCATCGCTGCGCTGTTTTTGCAGGCTTGGCCGAAGAATGCGGCCGGCCCGCTCATTGGCGCCATCAGCGCCAGCTTCAGCGGCTGATTTGCCGCGCGTGCCGATGCCGGCACGAGCCCGCCAACGCCCACCGCGGCACTTGCAGCACCGAGCGCAATACTCTTCAGGACATTTCGACGATTCATTTGCTTGCCTTTCTCGTTAAGCCGTTGCCGGATGGTTCAAACGGGTGCGTCGAGACGCGGGAACGTCGCGGCACACAGGACACGCTCCATTTCCTTGCCGATCTGCAGAATTCGCTGATCCGAATACGGAGCACCGTCCAGCGCCAATCCAACCGGGAGCCCATCCTGGGTCAGACCTGCCGGCACGGTGATGCCGGGTACCCCTGCGTTGCTGCCCGGTTCGGTATTTCGTGTGTATGCGGCAAAGACATCGAGCGCTTCGGACCCGACCACCACCGTTTCAGCGCCGATGCTGCAGGCCGGAATCAGGACTGTGGGAAACAGCAGTGCGTCTGCGTCCACTTCGCGAAGACACGCCACGTACGACGTGCGCGACTGCTCTCGCGCGAGAAGCGCTTCGGCGTATTCGGTCGCGGAAATCGCACCGCCCCCCAGGATGTGGCCGACGATTCGGGCCACATCCGGGCTCTCGATGCGGGCGACGATCTCCGGGAACGTCACGGCTACGCCGCCTGCTTCCAGATAGCGCGCCACGGCACCGGCAAATTCGAAGAAAGGGATGGTGGCGTTCTTCTTCGCACGGAAAAACGGATAACGTCGCAGGTCCACGTCGACCAGTTCGAAGTCGGCTTCCTCGAGCTGCTGGAGCGCACGTTCGAGTACCGGCCGGGCATCGGGCGACAGCCCCTCCCACATCGTCGAGTACGGGACTGCCAGGCGAAAGTCACGTTCGCCGTCGATCACGGGAAGCGCTGAACCACTTCCCGACAGGATCTCGTCCAGCAGTATCACGTCGGAGACGGTGCGGGCAATCGGGCCGACCGTGTCACGCGTGGGCGATATCGGTACGACGCCCCCGGACGGATAGCGTCCATGCGTAGGACGAAAGCCGACCAGTCCGCACAGCGCCGCCGGTATCCGTACCGATCCGCCCGTGTCGGTGCCGAGCGCCGCCGGCACCGCACCGCTCGCCACCAGCACGGCAGACCCACCGCTGCTTCCGCCGGGAATTCTGGACGGGTCATACGGATTCCGGGCCGGGCCAAAACATCCGTTGTCGTTGGTGCAGCCGAAAGCGAGTTCGTGCATGTTGGCTTTGCCGGCTGCCAGCGCACCGGCCTCGATCACGCGTGCCACGACCGGCGCGTTCGCTCGCGGTACGGCGTGGCGGAGCGCTGCCGTTCCAGCGGCTGTCGGCATGCCCGCACAGTCGATGTTGTCCTTGATGGCCAACGGAATGCCGGCAAGTGGCATCCGGCCGGTTCGGGCTGCGAGCGCTTCATCGTGCGCCCGCGCTGCTTGCAACAGCGCCTCGGCGTTGAAATACACGAACCCGTTCAGCGACTCGGTTCTGGCCTGTTGATCGACCAGCGCCTGAACGTATTCCAGGCAGGAAATCTCGCGTCGATCGATCGCGCCTTTTGCGTCGACGACTGAAAGCTGCGGCAGGGTTGGCATCTACGTCTCTTGTGCATGTCGGTCTTCGTAGATTGCGCGCCGACATTTTTGTCGCGCATCGTCAGAAATGACGACGACGCAGCCAACCCTGCCAGCGTCGCCTCATCGCCGGACGTTCAGGCCGCGTCGACGTTCGAGACGGCATGCTTCGACGTCGCGACGGGCACCGTTTCGTCGAGAAACATCCCGACGAACGCGCTCACCAACGACACACACCCGACGATCAGCATCGGATAACCCAGGCCGAACGTGTCGGCGAGCCCGCCTGCCACCACCGGCATCAGGACCCCGCCAATGAGTTCACTGACAGCGGTTGGAACGCCCACGGCGGAGCCGGTCAGCGTCGAGGGTACGGATTCGCAAGGAATCACGGCAAGAAAGAGCGGCGCGATCCCGAAGCCACAAATCCCGGCAGCAAAGAGGTTGGCGAACATCACGATCGGGGAAGCGTGACAAAGCACGAACGCCAACATCAGGAGGCCATAGCAGGTCGCGGAGACGACGAGCACGATACGGCGCCCGAGCCGATCCGATATCGCCGGAACGGCGATCATCCCGATGAACCCGCCGAAACCCCATCCGGAGATGATCAGGCCGACCGTACCGAGGCTGAGGCCCACCACTTTGGTCAGATAGAGCGCGACGAACGTCGAGAACACGAACAGGCCCGTCTGGAACAGCGATCCGATGACCGTGGTCAACCAGATGTTCTTGTATCTCAGCACGGTCAACGGGCCGCCCGATGCGGATCGGACCTGCTTGTCGCGACCGGCCTCCGTCTTGCGCATGGTCTTGCCGATCAGGAACGTCAGCAAAAGCCCCGGGATGCCGAGCACGAAAAACACCCACTCCCAGTGCATGTGCATCACGAGCTGGGTAGCGATGATCGGCCCGAGGCCGATACCCAGAAGCGGGAAAAACGACTGATGAATGCCCAGATTCAGGCCGCGCCGGCTCGGCGTCGATATTTCGTCGATGGTCGCAACGCTGGCGCTGAACACGCCACCCTCGCCCACGCCAAGGAGGCCTCGCACGAGCAGCATGCTGTGGAACGACTTGGCGACGCCGGTAAAGGAGGTCATCACCGAAAAGAAGATTGACGACCCAAGAAGAATCTTGCGACGCCCATGGCGGTCGGACAGACTCCCGAGCACCCAAGTCGAAATGGCCCAGGTCAGCGCGAGAACCGACGCGATGGCGCCGGCCTGCGTGTTGTTCAGCTT encodes:
- a CDS encoding porin, producing the protein MNTVIKRSMVVCAAVGCGVAHAQSSVTLYGLMDAGITYTNNAKSSTGHGALVQFTSGSSQGDRWGLTGKEDLGGGLKAIFTLESGFQLSNGALAQSGLLFNRAAFVGLDGRFGTLTLGRQYDFIGDIFPAYSIAGNTAAGILGWGIPAYAAGGYTLDNRLWGDNINNSVKYLSPTISGFSVGAMYGFGNVAGSLGTNSSMNFLLNYSQGGLAASLSYFKQHNATTSANLTEYAGGATYSLGKAQIFGVVTDVQLSSGTQARALTYDGGMTYFVRPDISLGAGFQFQQRNNGVGSANQITVGADYFISKRTDVYFVGALAHDHAHGAQIEAALGSPSSTSFQTAARIGIRHKF
- a CDS encoding helix-turn-helix transcriptional regulator yields the protein MKPQVHDLTLDELRLFGDIIGRLEELGPVVDVRRVVLSDLTRLLRSDFCVSYNWDAEKGAYVDPIAVNVDSDHVRRYTSWYQHNDPMTAQLCKRRRATLVEEVMDRPALEKSEFYNEFLAQDGLHHGINVFVFDGERQLSDLRIWRTRNRPEFEMRDKLVLDAIEPFLCRAIKRRAGSTTGLTDRESEIAQLVAKGCTDQDIGRLLCISLSTVRTHLRRIMDKKGFSNRAELAACVAAAGTTAPS
- a CDS encoding ABC transporter ATP-binding protein codes for the protein MLRFSSIVAGYGDTMVLKGISGEVAAGSVLGVFGRNGVGKSTLMRALAGIIQPASGTVTVNGGEVGKVPSHQRRRLGMSYAPQERVVFDNLSVADNLTLGFKTRSLDAYDDLFRIFPRLKERLFQPAGKLSGGEKKLLSFARVIAERSPLTLIDEPSEGVQQENLERMVSVIRSRIADGAAFVVVEQNLTFLTSIADHFIGLDHGEVVLSGDSIDMSRDRLEAVLAV
- a CDS encoding ABC transporter permease subunit → MASSRAVETALQVATAAILLSLPLWAGDYSANQIGLLLLYGMATQSVALCWGNSGFLPLGQSLFFGLGAYVSAFVLRSAGAAGGEWQIILLPLAIAAPAALAYAIGFIVFSRRIDSGPFFSLITLALCMLGFLLANQWSSVTGGFNGLTDIPDLPMTDRYGNLYYVIAAAAVGVTALITWLNRRPIGTLWAAISENEDRLQFFGFATHKLKAAAFGLSGAIAGLGGALYAPHEGLVGPQAVGVALSAQFVIWAAVGGKRSPLGAQLGAVVIGLLAATWRDLFTYWEVLVALIFIGVVRLFPDGLAGAAAALARMAGLHVANPIPEKRIDAHDIATIDLRPAQSTLLSFRKVEVSQGGVNILNGLDLEVGAGGVNCFIGPNGAGKTSTFNAMTGRLPVRSGEIHFRGAEISSSPAWQVARLGVGRKFQIPSVFAQLSVNENLQIALWANRIRPREMMAAAPLHWNSLQRVRTLEKFGFLESNMAVRAGDLSQGMRQMLEFAMVAITEPRLLLLDEPCAGLSAHETRHMMDAITSTVSELDASAIVIEHDMSALEKIADNVVVLHQGRSLAVGSLAQVKMSEDVKAVYSGGRK
- a CDS encoding branched-chain amino acid ABC transporter permease → MLLSYLLNLGYACAALALTTIGLAIVFGLLGVLNMAHGEFIMLGAYSVVVVQRLGLPALLAIPLAIVVCAAVGWIVERLLVRPLYQRPFDTLLATWGVSILLREGVVALFGKGYQDVAGVDGASIDVLGTPYPAFRLAMMFAVGLAFAGLAAWYSRSQTGARIRGMVANPLLAKAAGINTTRLASGTFVTGVVLAGLAGVLLAPIVRVEPYMGLDYLLNSFFVLVVGGLGSLLGLAVGTFVIGGTQVAVSSFIDQTSGYTAVLILSIYFLWSRPNGLVSRR
- a CDS encoding substrate-binding domain-containing protein encodes the protein MGTRGKSAAEAGADGANERAGRILRPSLQKQRSDGNRGDQRARGVLGRPLELLVGDAGAAPSESAQTALRLWKRDKAEVFVGSHDSAVRTALESLFRGLVPYFYTPMYEGGDCAKGTFFVGETPAQQLTPVIPWLTAQHQIKRWFLIGNDYIWTRKSNEVAKKAIQGAGATVVGEEYVPFDVDNFDAVLGKIRDSKADAVFITLVGGSAVTFNRSFASFGLSDKMIRFGTMIEENTLIGIGASNARNLYSASGFFSTPTATSAQFLERYHKQFGASAVLSSIGESTYEGILMYDAMARKANAVSIGELTKASDGASYKGPRGVVTMKSRNVTADIFLAKASGARYDIVKTFSQLGSAETCASGAGAG
- the iaaH gene encoding indoleacetamide hydrolase — its product is MPTLPQLSVVDAKGAIDRREISCLEYVQALVDQQARTESLNGFVYFNAEALLQAARAHDEALAARTGRMPLAGIPLAIKDNIDCAGMPTAAGTAALRHAVPRANAPVVARVIEAGALAAGKANMHELAFGCTNDNGCFGPARNPYDPSRIPGGSSGGSAVLVASGAVPAALGTDTGGSVRIPAALCGLVGFRPTHGRYPSGGVVPISPTRDTVGPIARTVSDVILLDEILSGSGSALPVIDGERDFRLAVPYSTMWEGLSPDARPVLERALQQLEEADFELVDVDLRRYPFFRAKKNATIPFFEFAGAVARYLEAGGVAVTFPEIVARIESPDVARIVGHILGGGAISATEYAEALLAREQSRTSYVACLREVDADALLFPTVLIPACSIGAETVVVGSEALDVFAAYTRNTEPGSNAGVPGITVPAGLTQDGLPVGLALDGAPYSDQRILQIGKEMERVLCAATFPRLDAPV
- a CDS encoding MFS transporter, translated to MNYKENRSYEWKMVVLLAVLFGIVGLDRLVIVYLFPVLLPELKLNNTQAGAIASVLALTWAISTWVLGSLSDRHGRRKILLGSSIFFSVMTSFTGVAKSFHSMLLVRGLLGVGEGGVFSASVATIDEISTPSRRGLNLGIHQSFFPLLGIGLGPIIATQLVMHMHWEWVFFVLGIPGLLLTFLIGKTMRKTEAGRDKQVRSASGGPLTVLRYKNIWLTTVIGSLFQTGLFVFSTFVALYLTKVVGLSLGTVGLIISGWGFGGFIGMIAVPAISDRLGRRIVLVVSATCYGLLMLAFVLCHASPIVMFANLFAAGICGFGIAPLFLAVIPCESVPSTLTGSAVGVPTAVSELIGGVLMPVVAGGLADTFGLGYPMLIVGCVSLVSAFVGMFLDETVPVATSKHAVSNVDAA